The genomic DNA ACTTTGGCTTGACTATCACCTCCCTGACAATGATTTACAGCTATTATGGCACAAAAGTCACAAAACTGCAACCGGATTTATAAAGATGCCCTGCAATTTATTGTCTTGCAGGGCATCTTTATACGACAAAACAAGTTTTGGTTATGCCTAACCCATATTATTCAAATAGGGCTGCCTAGATGCCTGTCATCTGAGTATATTGACCAGCGTGCCTAGATTTTCGATAGAGACCGAAACCTGATCGCCAGACCTTAACCATTTTTGTTTTTCTTGCGGATATCCGAGGATGACCCCGCTTGGTGTTCCTGTGAAAATGATGTCACCGGGCTTTAAAGTCATGTATTGAGAAGCGTAGCTAATAATGGATGCACAATCAAAAATCATATGACTAGTATTGGAGGACTGGCGAACCTCTCCGTTGACCTCACACTGAATATGTAGGTGATTGGGATCAATCTCATCAGCTGTCACGATATAAGGCCCCACAGGCGCAAAATTATCACAGGTTTTGCCCAGCAGCCACTGTGGCGTTCTAAATTGCAGATCGCGCGCAGATAGATCGTTTCCGACAGAGTAGCCGAAAACATAGGAGAGTGCTTCTTCCTTAGATACATTAAAGGCTTCTTTACCCATAATAACAACTAGCTCGGCTTCATAATCAAATTTCTCGGCTGTTTTGGGCAGATGAATGACCTGATTGTGCGCAGCCAGAGCGTTATTAAATTTGCTGAACAATATGGGATGAGAGGGAAGCTCAAAATTACACTCATTGCCATGTTCGGTATAGTTAACGCCGACACACAATATTTTTTCTGGATTGGTGACACAGGGCGCATAGGTGATATTTTCCTCCCGCAGTGTAAAGAGTGCTTCTTTCACAAGCTGTTCCAACGCACGTAGGCCGCTTTCACCGCTTGCAATTACCTGTTCAATTGTGGGTGGTGTTGCCAAAGTACCGTTGATGCCCAAATTTTTTACAGGAATAATTCCGTATTCGCTCTTAATCGCTAAACAGATCTGATTGCCCTCTTTGTAGTTGAGTAATTTCATAATCACACCATCCTTGCCTTACGTCCATTATGTTTTTCGTGGTGGCAAACGGCATAGTACTGCCATTCAATGCTGTCAGGTCGTCTGGTTAAACCAAATTACTGCGCGCCATTGGCAGCATATGTCCACCTTCCTCACCGAGATGAGCCGTCGCTTTCATGCTGCTATTACTATACAATATTGAGTTGGTTCAATCAATAAAGATTAAAGATGCAAGTAAAATCAATAAGGATAATTACAAACGCCCAGTAATGGCATCTTATGCCGGAACAATTGTTTTTGACACCAAAATAAAATCAAAACGGCAGTATAAAACCCTCGGTGGGTGTTATACTGCCGTTTTTATAAAGTGAAATTTATTTTGGAACCGCCATGCCAAGCATCAGTTTGGCGCATTTATATACGTCGCCGCAGCCAAGCGTCAGAACCAAGTCGTTTTCCTGTGCATTGGCCAGCACATATTCAGCGATTTCGTCAAAGGTTTCAAACCATACACTGCCCGGAATTTTAACTGCGAGATCTTCGGTGGTGATGCCGTAGGTGTTTACCTCACGGCCGCCCATGATGGCCGACATCACAACATGGTCGGCAATCGGCAACACCTTTGCGAACTCGTCGAGCAGCATGGCGGTGCGGGAGAAGGTGAACGGCTGAAATACCGCCCAGACGCTGTTATAGTCCAATGACTTTGCGGCTTTTAGCGTTGCAGCCAGTTCGGCTGGGTGGTGGGCGTAGTCATCGGCGATCGTAACGCCGTTTATCGTGCCCAAAATTTCAAAACGTCGGTGCGCACCGGTAAAGGCCGAAAGCCCTTCCGCCAGCTTTTCGGGCTTGGCGCCTGCTTCCAGTGCAGCGGCACAGGCAGCCAAGGCGTTAAGCACATTGTGCTGGCCGGGGATGTTCAGCTGCAAAGCGGTGAGCTTTTTTCCGTTTTTAATCAGGTCAAAATCGCAGCGCGAACCGTTTTTCCATGTGATGTTTTCGGCATAATAGGTGTTTTTATCCGACAGGCCGAAGCTGATGAGTTGTTTGTCAATGCCTTCAACCGCCTTACGAGAATTTTCGTCGTCGCCGTTATAGATGACGATGCGCGAAGTCAATTCACAGAAGCGGCGAAACGATCGAATGATGTTATCCAGCGTTTTAAAATAATCTAGGTGATCAGAGTCGATGTTCAAAACGACGGCAATATCGGGCGAGAGGTGCAAAAAGGTGTCGACAAACTCACAGGCCTCCACCACCATGTTCTGTGAAAGCCCCGCTCGGCCACTGCCGCCGATGGCGTTGACCTTGCCACCGATAACTGCCGAAGGATCAAGGTTTGATGCCAGCATCAGATAGGTGATCATCGAAGTGGTGGTTGTCTTGCCGTGGGTACCCGAAACACACACGCAGTTATTATAGCGGCGTGTAAGCAGCCCGAGCATCTCGCTGCGCTCAATAACCGGAATGCCGCGTTCCCTGGCGGCGACCAGCTCGACATTATCCTGCATGATGGCGGCGGAATACACCACTGCATCAGCGGTTTGAACATTGGCAGCGTCGTGGCCAATTGTGACATGTACCCCCATGGCGCGCTCCTGGTCGATCGTATCGCCTGGGTTGTTGTCGGATCCCGAGATGCTATGTCCCTGTGCCAGTAAAATCTGCACAAGGGGGAACATGCCGGAGCCACCTACGCCGATAAAGTGCAGGTTGTGGTATTGCTTCAAGTTTTCTTCTGTAATAATGGGCATCGCTGCCACCTCCAAAAATCTTTGCTGATCTGTACTCAAATTAGTTTGAGAACAGGATGGGATGGTTTTCAATCATAATTGTGGGCGGGGGAGAATCCTCGTAATCCACCACCGCTGATTTTAAAATGATTTTTATATAACACTAAAATTATAGCACGCAGCCAAAATAAAGTGAATAAATATTTTCCAATCTGCTGATAATAGCGGTGACAGGAGGGACAAAAATGAAGATTACCGACATCCGAATCAGAAGAATATACGAAGAAAGCCGATTGCGCGCGCTGGTATCCCTAACGCTGGGCGATGATTTTGCCATACACGACATCAAGGTTATAGACGGGCCAGAACGCCTGTTTGTCGCAATGCCCAGTCGCCGGGACGAGCAGGGCAATTTCAGGGATATCTGTCATCCCATCACGAGCGAGGCGCGACGAGAGCTGGAGGAGAAAATCCTCAAAGAATATTACACACATATCGAGACGATAGAAAAGCGGGAACATGCCCCTGACCACGCCACCGAAAACTGATTTGCACCAATTTTGAATTTCCCCCATAAGATGAATTATTCTCATCATATGGGGGTATTTTTATGAAAAAACAGCAATTAATAGATGACGAACCGATAACCGGTGCAGATGAACAGGTGCGACAACTGCTGCGTATTGCACGGCTGGAATCGGATCGGCCGCTTCAGGGCTGCAAAGCGCTGGTGTTTGGTGCCAGTGCACAAGCGCAGGGACTGTATGAGGCATTGAAGCGGCGGTGTACAGCGGTACGCATGGCGACTTCGGTCGCTGAGCTGCAAGAAGATGACGGGCGGTTTGAGTTGGCAATTATTCTCGAGCCGATTTCGCACCGCGTACTCGAAAATCTGATGGCGCCGGGCGGCGTAGCCATCGACGCCAACGTGCAGCGCAGCGGGGAATGGGTCATGTATGATAAATCGCTGAGTTTTAAACGTATACGGGTGTTATCTCTGCTGGGGCGGCCCACCAATAATCCATGAGAAA from Oscillospiraceae bacterium MB24-C1 includes the following:
- a CDS encoding fumarylacetoacetate hydrolase family protein; this translates as MKLLNYKEGNQICLAIKSEYGIIPVKNLGINGTLATPPTIEQVIASGESGLRALEQLVKEALFTLREENITYAPCVTNPEKILCVGVNYTEHGNECNFELPSHPILFSKFNNALAAHNQVIHLPKTAEKFDYEAELVVIMGKEAFNVSKEEALSYVFGYSVGNDLSARDLQFRTPQWLLGKTCDNFAPVGPYIVTADEIDPNHLHIQCEVNGEVRQSSNTSHMIFDCASIISYASQYMTLKPGDIIFTGTPSGVILGYPQEKQKWLRSGDQVSVSIENLGTLVNILR
- the murC gene encoding UDP-N-acetylmuramate--L-alanine ligase; its protein translation is MPIITEENLKQYHNLHFIGVGGSGMFPLVQILLAQGHSISGSDNNPGDTIDQERAMGVHVTIGHDAANVQTADAVVYSAAIMQDNVELVAARERGIPVIERSEMLGLLTRRYNNCVCVSGTHGKTTTTSMITYLMLASNLDPSAVIGGKVNAIGGSGRAGLSQNMVVEACEFVDTFLHLSPDIAVVLNIDSDHLDYFKTLDNIIRSFRRFCELTSRIVIYNGDDENSRKAVEGIDKQLISFGLSDKNTYYAENITWKNGSRCDFDLIKNGKKLTALQLNIPGQHNVLNALAACAAALEAGAKPEKLAEGLSAFTGAHRRFEILGTINGVTIADDYAHHPAELAATLKAAKSLDYNSVWAVFQPFTFSRTAMLLDEFAKVLPIADHVVMSAIMGGREVNTYGITTEDLAVKIPGSVWFETFDEIAEYVLANAQENDLVLTLGCGDVYKCAKLMLGMAVPK
- the spoVG gene encoding septation regulator SpoVG, encoding MKITDIRIRRIYEESRLRALVSLTLGDDFAIHDIKVIDGPERLFVAMPSRRDEQGNFRDICHPITSEARRELEEKILKEYYTHIETIEKREHAPDHATEN